AACACAGGTTATACAAAAGATTGGCTCGCCGCCAGTACACTTCAGGATAAATATATGCCGAGACAGTAATACAATTAAGGGGGTGGTTCTCAACGGGAGAACCACCCCCTTAAAAGATTGTTGAAAAAGGTGAGGAGATGGTAAGAATAGGGATAGGGAGGAAGGCAGGATTTACCTTGATCGAGCTCATGATCGTGGTGGCCATTGTGGGCTTTTTGGCTGCTGTGGCCATCCCGTCCTATTCGAGCTACGTGACTAGATCGAAGATCAGCGAAGTGACCCATTCCTTTGATGCCCTGGCGACTGCAGCCGCAGAATATCATGCATCACTTGGTTATTGGCCAACAAATGCACCCAACCAACTCGCGAGTTTATCTAATCGCAAAGCA
The nucleotide sequence above comes from Deltaproteobacteria bacterium. Encoded proteins:
- a CDS encoding prepilin-type N-terminal cleavage/methylation domain-containing protein; translation: MGRKAGFTLIELMIVVAIVGFLAAVAIPSYSSYVTRSKISEVTHSFDALATAAAEYHASLGYWPTNAPNQLASLSNRKASWAYVDNGVNNIRYRATIANITPSVDGCILIMNITYDLSRGYRKSWDRVASDLGDLYMPRE